The nucleotide window ATTAAGTTATCTCATCAAGCCCCATAACATTTTGCTGATGGCCTCAAGGCGCGATTTGAGGGCGGCTGCCTCAACTGGCGTGAGCAGCCTGAAGGCGCGCATGAGGTCGATGCAAGCGCCTACTTCGGCCGAGCTGGCGCGGGCGATCGTAAAGAAGCGGAAAACACAGAGCTCAGAGAGCAGATTCAGATTGAGAAAACAGATTAAGAAAACGGCGCTCAGAACTCGCCCTACCATCGCCTTACCATCGCACTATCATCGTTTGATCATCGAACTATCATCGTATCTGTTTTTTTACCGGGCAACGGCAAACGTGCATACAGCCGCGAACGCCGCCGTTTCTTTCAAATCGCGCTCGGGTCGCTCGCCGAAACCAGCGCAGCACTCGATCTTGCGCTTGCCTTCGGCCTCATCACCTCTGCTGCGCAGGACTCGCTCAAATCGCGGCTCCAACTCGCATTCACGATGATTGAGGCCCTCCCATGAGCCTCAATCTTCTCTCTCAGCTCGGCTTTCGGTGTTTCGGTTCTCGGTGTCTCGGTTCTCGTCTTTTCGAGGTACTCGGTGGAAGGGGAAGGCGATGAAACTGCGATGGTGCTGCGATGATACGGCGATGATGAGGCGATTTTTTACTTCTCCATCACATCGAACTGCTCCACATGGTACTCCGCCACGCTCTTGATCTGGATGCGGCGGCCGAAGCGCTCCTCGAGCTGCTCGAGATAGGCGCGCTCCTCGTCGTAGAGGACGTCGGCGACCGAGGGGTGGCAGCAGACGAGGATCTGTTTGGACTTGAGCTCGGGCGCCTCGCGGGAGATCTCGCGGAAGATCTCGTAGCAGACCGTGATCGGGCTCTTGAGACACCCCTTGCCCTCGCAGTAGGGGCAGGTGTTGGTGAGCTGGCGGCGCAAATCCTCTCGCGTGCGCTTGCGCGTCATCTCCACGAGGCCGAGGTCCGAGATCTTGCTGATGGTCGTGCGGGCACGGTCCCCCTTGAGCGCCTCCTTGAGCGCGTTCTGGACCTTCTGGCGGTCCGCGGCCCTCTCCATGTCGATGAAGTCGATGATGATGATCCCGCCGATCCCGCGGAGCCTCAGCTGATAGACGATCTCCTTGACCGCCTCGAGGTTGGTCTTGAGGATGGTGTCGTCCACGTTGCGCCGGCCCACGAAGCGGCCGGTGTTGACGTCGATGGCGGTGAGCGCCTCGGTCTGCTCGATGATGATGTAGCCTCCGCTCTTGAGCCAGACCTTGTGGCCCAGCGCGCGGGTGATCTCGATCTCGATTCCGAAGGCGTCGAAGATCGGCTCAGCGCCCCGATAGAGCTCCACCGCGCTCTCCCCCTTGGGCATGAACGAGCCCACGAACTCGCAGATCCGCTCGTGCGCATCGGGCGAGTCGACCACCACGCGGTCGATGTCCGGGGTGAACAGGTCGCGCACGACCCTGGAGATGACGTCGAGCTCCGCGTGCACAAGCGAAGGGGCCTTGGCCTTCGATGCGGCCTGCTCGATCTCCTCCCATGTCTTCGTGAGATAGCCGATGTCGTCCGCGAACTCCCGGTCCGCGACGCCCGAGGAGACCGTCCGCACGATGAAGCCGCCGGTGCCCTTGCGCAGCTTGTGGATCATGGAGCGCAGCCTCGTGCGCTCCTCGTGGTCGCCTATGCGGCGCGAGACGCCCACGTGGTTGATGGTCGGCATGTAGACGAGGAAGCGGCCCGGCAGGGAGACGTGCGAGGTGACCCGCGCGCCCTTGGAGCCGAGCGGCTCCTTCTCGACCTGCACGAGGATCTCCTGGCCGTCCTTGATTATGTCCTCGATCTTGCGGTGGCGGCCGCGGGGTGCCTTGGCCGGCAGCTCCACGTCCGCGAGCGACGACGGCAGCTCAGCCCCCTCCTCGTCGTAGCCGGCGAGGTCCTTGACCACGTCCGATGCGTGCAGGAACGCGGTGCGGTCGAGGCCGATGTCAACGAACGCCGCCTGCATGCCGGGCATCACGCGGGCGATCCTGCCCTTGTAGATGTTGCCGACCACCCCCTCCTCGCGCTTGCGCTCGATGGTGAGCTCGGTGACAACGCCGTTCTCGAGACGGGCGACCCGCGTCTCGCCGAGGGTGACGTTTATGATCAGTTCATTGGGCATAAAATTCCGTGACTGGTGACTGGTGACTGGCGTGATACTCATTGCTTCCAGTCAACAGAGACCTTTCTGACCTCCAGGCGCCGGGCCTGATCCTCCGGGATGCCGAAGACCCCCTGCAGGACCTCCGAGACCTTGAGCGCGGGGCGCCGCGAATTGAGCGTGAGCCTTAACACACCTGACTCCGACACGGCAAGCTCGTCGACGTACTCCCGAAGATCCACCGCGAGCGAGATCTCCTTGCGGACCCTGGAGAAAGGCAGCGGTTTATCCGACGCGAACAGCCCCAAAGCCGCTTCCCAGCCGACCGGCAGCGAGGAGGTCGCTGCCTCGTACATGGTCCTGTGAGTCGACTCCTCGATGGAGGGGTGCGACCCGTCGATTCGCACCGCG belongs to Pseudomonadota bacterium and includes:
- a CDS encoding Rne/Rng family ribonuclease, encoding MPNELIINVTLGETRVARLENGVVTELTIERKREEGVVGNIYKGRIARVMPGMQAAFVDIGLDRTAFLHASDVVKDLAGYDEEGAELPSSLADVELPAKAPRGRHRKIEDIIKDGQEILVQVEKEPLGSKGARVTSHVSLPGRFLVYMPTINHVGVSRRIGDHEERTRLRSMIHKLRKGTGGFIVRTVSSGVADREFADDIGYLTKTWEEIEQAASKAKAPSLVHAELDVISRVVRDLFTPDIDRVVVDSPDAHERICEFVGSFMPKGESAVELYRGAEPIFDAFGIEIEITRALGHKVWLKSGGYIIIEQTEALTAIDVNTGRFVGRRNVDDTILKTNLEAVKEIVYQLRLRGIGGIIIIDFIDMERAADRQKVQNALKEALKGDRARTTISKISDLGLVEMTRKRTREDLRRQLTNTCPYCEGKGCLKSPITVCYEIFREISREAPELKSKQILVCCHPSVADVLYDEERAYLEQLEERFGRRIQIKSVAEYHVEQFDVMEK
- a CDS encoding four helix bundle protein; protein product: MVGRVLSAVFLICFLNLNLLSELCVFRFFTIARASSAEVGACIDLMRAFRLLTPVEAAALKSRLEAISKMLWGLMR
- a CDS encoding four helix bundle protein, producing MALSSFDHRTIIVSVFLPGNGKRAYSRERRRFFQIALGSLAETSAALDLALAFGLITSAAQDSLKSRLQLAFTMIEALP